The following proteins are co-located in the Heliorestis convoluta genome:
- a CDS encoding HD-GYP domain-containing protein: protein MYTVNVDSIDKKMVLCENLYSKTGALIMRQGRLLDERIIPYLKRLGVTSVIVKDASGKVNNDPFCEYDIKGLFADSPFSRSEPQRGENNNRYERLRKDPRILLPDHTETNSLLTLKEIDRNNPFDLLREEVLFMIQNAVITFSLEGRKNVELIQKVVALFEELLEGHNEIINLLDIKATDSFTYQHSINVAVISTILASHLDYQPGEIKTVALGALLHDIGKRKTPPHIRLSDKQLSLEDRKTMELHPVLGYDYIIRNPIIPEEAAFIVYQHHERLDGSGYPAQLKGDEIHPFAQLVGMVDVFEAMHANRHYRSERNEPVEIVEYFMSLSNTHFPEKLVRVMLSSISLYPIGSVVQLNNNECGIVIKSNSNIPCRPVIRIIFDRLGFPVRGERIIDLSHSDKLTYTITRSFG from the coding sequence TTGTATACCGTTAATGTGGATTCCATCGATAAAAAAATGGTACTATGCGAGAATTTATACAGCAAAACAGGTGCTTTAATAATGCGACAAGGTCGACTTTTAGATGAACGCATTATTCCCTACCTTAAAAGGTTGGGCGTCACGTCTGTCATAGTGAAAGATGCCAGTGGGAAAGTTAATAATGATCCTTTCTGTGAGTATGACATAAAAGGGCTCTTTGCAGATAGTCCTTTTTCTCGTTCTGAGCCCCAGCGGGGAGAAAACAACAATCGCTATGAGCGGCTAAGGAAAGATCCCAGAATCTTGTTGCCGGACCACACAGAGACGAATAGTTTGCTTACGTTAAAAGAAATCGATCGCAACAATCCTTTTGACCTACTACGAGAAGAAGTTCTATTTATGATTCAAAACGCTGTCATTACTTTTTCATTAGAAGGACGTAAAAATGTTGAGCTTATTCAAAAAGTTGTAGCCCTCTTCGAAGAACTGCTTGAAGGTCATAATGAAATCATTAATCTCCTTGATATTAAAGCAACAGACTCTTTCACCTATCAACATTCAATCAATGTTGCCGTCATATCTACGATACTCGCCTCTCACCTTGATTACCAGCCTGGTGAGATCAAGACAGTTGCTTTAGGCGCTTTGCTGCATGATATTGGCAAAAGAAAGACACCGCCTCATATACGCCTATCCGACAAACAGCTGAGCTTAGAAGATAGAAAAACCATGGAGCTTCATCCTGTGTTAGGCTATGACTATATCATTCGAAACCCTATTATTCCAGAGGAAGCGGCCTTTATTGTCTATCAACACCATGAGCGACTTGATGGTTCAGGCTACCCTGCTCAATTAAAAGGTGATGAGATTCATCCTTTTGCTCAATTGGTTGGCATGGTTGATGTTTTCGAAGCCATGCATGCCAACCGTCACTATCGTTCTGAGCGCAATGAACCTGTTGAAATCGTAGAGTACTTTATGAGCCTTTCGAATACCCATTTTCCTGAGAAGCTGGTTCGTGTTATGCTTAGCTCTATCTCACTCTACCCGATTGGTTCGGTCGTACAGCTTAATAACAATGAATGTGGCATTGTTATTAAGTCCAATTCGAATATTCCCTGTCGACCTGTTATTCGCATTATCTTCGATCGCCTAGGCTTTCCTGTCCGTGGCGAGCGAATTATCGATCTTTCCCACTCTGATAAGCTAACTTATACGATTACTCGCTCTTTTGGCTAA
- a CDS encoding EAL domain-containing protein, whose protein sequence is MAHKLQGLLLIFAFFLAGVGFIGFQTNLEITASMKAMYEQRLLPIQLAYKGQSYNKEVESLAIRSLVNNPNQEMLLNYIDQMEEYINHKDVLLVQYGKFKVDEQEQKWLSHLHGENNQIRLLLHNVKEQIKQKQLENSTTQEQNSYKYDLRSILTHTTESSKYFQAIIDNSQEQASNHYQEGKKLSNFSLSITAIIVVISLILAFLLGIVLNKIFTRPLQKILDAVEMVERGQLSEVEPLPVRSRDEIGKLSKGFNEMIVALQTNLRRINDYSQAMLFQAYHDALTELPNRRHFQERLEKLIEHCQREKQRMAVLFIDLDQFKEINDTLGHSAGDILLQSVAQRLAVRLESVDLFARIGGDEFTVLISNIEQDCDAGIIALAIQEELELPFQVQGNVFNVSSSIGISIYPDDGEDIESLLQAADTAMYQAKRLGRNTFRFYSATMHEKIRERRLIEKELRQAIEENQLSLVYQPKADMKGQQILGLEALVRWNHPELGWISPGTFIPIAEETGLIHPLGKWLLHSVCVQNRSWQEKGLPPIPMAVNLSPYEIRQEKIVEHVQEVLAETGLEPQWLELEITEGSLLEDSFATLKTLEQLKSLGIRIAIDDFGTGYSSLAYINRFPIDALKIDKSFVDKIVLGAKDAKLVDAIIGIANIMDLTVIAEGVEKEEQLKLLESFGCHQFQGYFFSRPLPADAMEEMLRQHNNKPLTGS, encoded by the coding sequence ATGGCACATAAGCTACAAGGGCTTTTGCTGATCTTTGCCTTTTTTCTTGCTGGTGTTGGTTTTATCGGTTTTCAGACGAACTTAGAAATTACTGCTTCTATGAAAGCCATGTACGAACAGAGGCTACTTCCAATTCAACTGGCTTACAAAGGCCAAAGCTATAATAAAGAAGTAGAATCTCTCGCCATTCGCAGCCTCGTGAACAATCCCAATCAAGAGATGCTTCTCAACTACATAGACCAAATGGAAGAGTATATCAATCATAAAGACGTCCTTCTCGTACAATACGGAAAATTTAAAGTAGATGAACAAGAACAGAAGTGGCTTAGCCACTTGCATGGAGAAAACAATCAGATACGACTTCTCTTACATAATGTAAAAGAGCAAATTAAGCAGAAGCAGTTAGAAAATAGTACGACCCAGGAACAGAATTCCTATAAGTATGACTTGCGCTCCATATTAACCCATACCACCGAATCGAGTAAGTACTTTCAAGCCATTATTGATAACAGCCAGGAACAGGCGTCCAATCACTATCAAGAAGGCAAAAAACTGTCCAACTTTTCTCTAAGCATTACAGCCATTATTGTTGTTATATCTTTGATTTTAGCGTTTCTCTTAGGCATTGTACTGAACAAAATTTTCACCAGGCCCTTACAAAAAATTCTTGATGCTGTTGAAATGGTAGAGCGAGGTCAGCTTTCTGAAGTAGAACCATTGCCAGTTCGCTCACGCGATGAAATCGGCAAACTTTCTAAAGGTTTTAACGAAATGATCGTAGCGCTTCAGACGAATTTACGTCGAATCAATGACTATAGCCAAGCGATGCTTTTTCAGGCTTATCATGATGCATTAACGGAATTGCCCAATCGCCGTCATTTTCAGGAGCGGCTAGAAAAGCTTATAGAACATTGTCAGCGAGAAAAACAGCGTATGGCTGTCTTATTCATTGACCTCGATCAATTCAAAGAGATCAACGATACACTCGGTCATAGTGCCGGTGACATTTTGTTGCAATCGGTTGCTCAGCGCCTAGCAGTAAGGCTGGAGTCTGTTGATTTGTTTGCACGCATTGGCGGCGATGAATTTACTGTACTGATATCAAATATAGAACAAGACTGTGATGCTGGCATCATCGCTCTCGCTATTCAGGAAGAATTAGAATTGCCTTTCCAAGTACAGGGTAATGTTTTTAATGTCTCGTCAAGCATTGGCATAAGCATCTATCCTGATGATGGAGAAGATATCGAATCCTTATTACAAGCCGCTGATACAGCCATGTATCAAGCCAAGCGATTGGGTCGCAATACCTTTCGTTTTTATTCTGCAACAATGCATGAAAAAATACGGGAGCGGAGACTGATTGAAAAAGAACTTCGTCAAGCCATTGAAGAAAACCAACTTTCTCTTGTTTATCAACCGAAAGCCGATATGAAAGGTCAGCAAATTCTGGGGCTAGAGGCACTTGTTCGATGGAACCATCCTGAATTGGGTTGGATCTCTCCGGGTACTTTCATTCCTATCGCAGAAGAAACAGGTCTTATTCATCCTCTTGGGAAATGGTTGCTTCACTCTGTCTGTGTCCAGAATCGATCTTGGCAAGAAAAAGGCCTTCCGCCAATCCCTATGGCTGTTAACTTATCACCCTATGAAATTCGTCAAGAAAAGATTGTAGAGCATGTACAAGAAGTTCTAGCAGAGACAGGACTGGAGCCACAGTGGTTAGAACTTGAAATCACAGAAGGGAGCTTGCTAGAAGATAGCTTTGCCACTCTAAAAACCTTGGAACAACTTAAATCTCTAGGCATTCGTATTGCCATTGATGACTTTGGCACAGGATACTCTTCTCTTGCGTACATAAACCGCTTTCCCATTGATGCGCTAAAAATCGATAAATCTTTTGTTGACAAAATCGTCTTAGGCGCCAAAGATGCTAAGCTCGTAGATGCGATCATCGGTATCGCCAATATTATGGACTTAACGGTCATCGCCGAAGGTGTGGAAAAAGAAGAGCAACTGAAGCTGCTCGAATCATTCGGCTGTCATCAGTTTCAAGGCTATTTCTTCAGTCGTCCTTTACCTGCTGATGCAATGGAAGAGATGCTTCGCCAACACAACAACAAGCCCCTTACTGGGTCATAA
- a CDS encoding VanZ family protein: MNPKTKNHPTSKIRQIIAWTLVFFWMSLIVSLSAQPAQQSDQLSRKFTKVLVEVITPFVPGEYIDNLDDALGKANAIVRKQAHVGVYFVLGFLTINAFRRSGIQTASSYWLAFSLSVAFAVSDEIHQLYVPGRSGEIMDVLYDSTGALLGIGAYGLLTKIKKQTKKKEVAN, from the coding sequence ATGAACCCCAAAACCAAGAACCACCCAACCTCTAAAATAAGACAAATCATTGCCTGGACTCTAGTTTTTTTCTGGATGTCCTTAATCGTGAGCCTCTCTGCCCAACCGGCCCAACAGTCCGATCAACTGAGTAGAAAGTTTACAAAAGTGCTTGTCGAAGTGATAACCCCTTTTGTTCCCGGCGAGTACATTGATAATCTTGATGATGCTCTGGGCAAAGCGAACGCTATCGTTCGGAAGCAGGCCCATGTGGGCGTCTACTTTGTCCTTGGTTTCTTAACCATCAATGCCTTTCGTCGTAGTGGCATACAGACTGCGAGCTCTTACTGGTTAGCCTTTTCACTTTCTGTTGCTTTTGCCGTATCCGATGAAATCCACCAGCTCTACGTACCGGGCAGAAGTGGCGAAATTATGGATGTACTATACGATAGCACTGGCGCTTTGCTTGGCATCGGTGCCTATGGTTTACTGACAAAAATAAAAAAACAGACAAAAAAGAAAGAAGTGGCCAACTAG
- a CDS encoding PilW family protein yields the protein MKAAFRSTKKNYIRNNKGVTLVELLVGIALLSLVMTLGYSFYFFGYNSFATGEVRSDVRQNIRFAADFITQELTYATHVQVLSFIPDEDFLEDDYHYIYVKEGQLTHREAFGEELAPFGNIADRVTLDENLSFSLESHLISFEIKNNSIEDSYSIATTVRFLNHLEEAVGNAGIAVAYKSERRQITNPPIEISRIMSTTAQWSGDNLEVIVTYTRELTSVASNEATNLFSLEFDSNTVNPYIIEREGSHSLKLLFQNYAVTQGGRHNLIYDQGNLEIAIKDIDNNNVRSPEEVSVNVPPKHLASGNSILDFSIAGQIGDAYISEQHSYVIVKVPESLHLGLALVTFELSPGATAYVDVNGTLQQQKSGIQVSHFSSADNNNEVTSVTYVVKAQDGSNGRKWQIILIEEGNPSKGGDGIVFYVDQAGTLLPMPFRNVINTVEEDEDWVKLIISSQVGRQSHPNEFSFTAPEGIIIESGVELVTTHNHPIIRLTAVNGDIVLEEGVILLSQYPNNNVNEEIIIKAGKNVDIRNASLTARRYIEIRAGQNIFAQNADLKILTNSTQSNLILCLSPPTGTSIGSIFVNNLYLEVPANNVKPKSIPYNALVGTLRSHSHTFDSNFNSCN from the coding sequence ATGAAAGCGGCTTTCAGATCGACTAAGAAAAATTACATAAGGAATAACAAAGGGGTTACCTTGGTTGAGTTGCTAGTAGGAATTGCTTTGTTGAGCTTGGTGATGACCCTTGGCTATTCCTTTTACTTTTTCGGTTATAATTCTTTTGCCACCGGAGAAGTGCGATCCGATGTAAGGCAGAATATTCGTTTTGCGGCAGACTTTATTACGCAAGAGCTTACGTATGCGACTCATGTACAAGTTTTAAGTTTTATTCCTGATGAAGATTTTTTAGAAGATGATTACCATTACATCTATGTGAAAGAAGGTCAACTCACGCATAGAGAAGCTTTTGGTGAAGAATTGGCTCCCTTTGGCAATATTGCTGACAGAGTAACATTGGATGAGAATCTTAGTTTTTCATTAGAGAGCCATCTGATTTCTTTCGAAATAAAAAATAACAGTATAGAAGATAGTTATAGCATTGCAACGACTGTAAGGTTTCTTAATCATCTAGAGGAAGCGGTTGGGAACGCGGGAATCGCTGTTGCTTATAAAAGTGAACGAAGGCAAATCACGAACCCACCGATAGAGATAAGCAGGATTATGTCAACAACGGCCCAGTGGAGTGGCGATAATTTAGAGGTAATCGTCACTTATACAAGAGAACTGACAAGTGTTGCTAGTAATGAAGCAACGAACCTATTCAGTTTGGAATTTGATAGTAACACTGTAAATCCGTATATTATTGAAAGAGAAGGCTCTCATTCTTTAAAGCTACTGTTTCAAAACTATGCAGTTACCCAGGGAGGACGTCATAACCTTATCTATGATCAAGGCAATTTGGAAATAGCTATTAAAGATATCGATAACAACAACGTTAGGAGTCCCGAAGAGGTATCCGTGAATGTCCCTCCTAAGCATCTTGCTAGCGGAAATAGTATTCTTGATTTTTCGATTGCAGGACAAATTGGTGATGCTTATATCAGTGAGCAACATAGCTACGTTATTGTTAAAGTTCCAGAATCACTTCATTTAGGACTGGCGCTTGTAACATTTGAGTTATCTCCTGGTGCAACAGCATACGTAGACGTTAATGGGACATTGCAACAACAAAAAAGTGGAATCCAAGTATCGCATTTTAGCAGTGCAGATAATAATAACGAGGTTACATCAGTTACCTATGTTGTGAAAGCACAAGATGGATCGAATGGAAGGAAATGGCAAATCATTCTTATAGAAGAAGGAAACCCTTCTAAGGGAGGCGATGGGATCGTCTTTTATGTTGATCAAGCAGGTACATTACTACCAATGCCCTTTAGAAATGTAATAAACACTGTTGAAGAAGATGAAGATTGGGTAAAGCTCATCATAAGCTCTCAAGTAGGAAGGCAAAGTCATCCGAATGAGTTCAGTTTTACAGCACCAGAAGGAATCATCATTGAATCGGGTGTAGAATTAGTAACAACCCATAACCATCCCATTATTCGTTTAACGGCTGTTAATGGCGATATTGTCTTAGAAGAAGGTGTTATATTACTCTCTCAATATCCCAATAATAACGTGAATGAAGAGATAATAATAAAAGCTGGAAAAAATGTAGATATAAGAAATGCAAGCTTAACAGCTAGAAGATACATAGAAATAAGGGCTGGTCAAAATATTTTCGCACAAAATGCTGACTTAAAAATCCTTACAAACTCAACACAAAGCAATCTGATTTTGTGTCTATCTCCACCAACAGGTACTAGTATAGGCAGTATTTTTGTTAACAACTTATATTTGGAGGTTCCAGCTAATAACGTAAAACCTAAATCGATTCCTTATAATGCACTTGTTGGAACTTTAAGATCGCATAGCCATACCTTCGATTCAAATTTCAATAGCTGTAATTAG
- a CDS encoding type IV pilus modification PilV family protein, with the protein MKTIKNLSSCKKGFSVVEVLISLVILTILIVAVAPLMATSFTGIMASGNRSTDLYQAQRELENEISELNNETNGSSLFEITFSDGSDNVTIEINAQKLIQDTLIYYAPVSNTSHSE; encoded by the coding sequence ATGAAAACTATTAAAAATCTGTCCTCTTGCAAGAAAGGTTTCTCTGTTGTTGAAGTTCTCATATCTCTCGTGATTCTAACCATCTTAATTGTTGCAGTCGCTCCTTTGATGGCAACGAGTTTTACGGGGATCATGGCAAGCGGTAATCGAAGTACAGACTTGTATCAAGCTCAGCGCGAATTAGAAAATGAAATATCAGAATTAAACAATGAAACCAATGGTTCATCGCTTTTTGAGATTACCTTCTCTGATGGCAGTGACAATGTCACAATCGAGATCAATGCCCAGAAACTTATACAAGACACACTTATCTATTACGCACCTGTTAGCAACACATCTCATAGCGAATAA
- a CDS encoding stalk domain-containing protein: protein MTASLFSKSAKKEMPWIHSMIVLFSSFFLLFLSSSPAYGLEQSSATVSTSGGSRTIQYIQFHPTEDLELRPVLAQNKVGQTESLASMAQRTGAVAAINGTFFNAYDARDLQPMGALMIDGVLQHFRGGPTAVGMPTDQRLLFGPTDSIKILGGINGSRNWPNNWYAWFMNHEPTSHGEIVLFTPSFRSKTLSFTGFTFVVVDGGTVTSIRKDSATIPDQGFVIAYGPAPQNQEQINKFKVGDQVESYIEFPSSLESLRHLMSAGPKLVSRGAVDVNFEREGIRDPKLTTYGGLRSFIGTRSDGTIVIGTMPNVTIRQLAEGLVNLGLQEAMNLDGGASSGLYYQGRYVTTPGRNLSNSLVVVPRKRVPIVEVNGREIVVPGGAPFIEDGTTMVPVRGIFEALGATLHWDGPTNSVIAKRYDREIRLPVGQRTAFMNGVAQDVPKAPVNRNGRVYIPLRFVSEALDAHVHWDPQRYGAIITSTVKSGQIHYEKAMQLLQQGQEDLALIELEQATMIDPTLSDAWMALGDLYNKKRDYRKAMEAFGQVSDNRAFIPLGWAAYSSGAFDEAIAAFTKAVAVPEHRVAGHYGLGVTYRHFQVQAYDQSAVHLRQVIELAPQSTQAQEARRMLAQ, encoded by the coding sequence ATGACAGCAAGCTTATTCAGCAAAAGCGCAAAAAAAGAAATGCCTTGGATCCACTCTATGATTGTACTTTTTTCTTCTTTCTTTCTACTCTTCCTTTCTTCCTCTCCTGCTTACGGACTGGAACAGAGTAGCGCGACCGTTTCAACATCTGGCGGTTCCAGAACGATTCAGTACATACAATTCCACCCTACTGAAGATCTAGAACTTCGCCCTGTGTTGGCACAGAATAAAGTGGGTCAGACCGAGTCACTCGCTTCTATGGCCCAACGGACAGGCGCAGTCGCTGCTATTAATGGTACCTTTTTCAACGCCTATGATGCACGAGATCTGCAACCTATGGGTGCCCTTATGATTGATGGGGTGCTTCAACATTTTCGAGGTGGTCCAACGGCGGTAGGTATGCCGACGGATCAGCGCCTTCTTTTTGGCCCCACTGATTCGATTAAGATTCTAGGCGGTATCAATGGTTCTCGCAATTGGCCCAACAACTGGTACGCATGGTTTATGAATCATGAACCGACTTCTCATGGAGAGATTGTTCTTTTTACACCGTCCTTTCGCAGTAAAACGCTCTCTTTCACAGGCTTTACCTTTGTCGTCGTCGATGGAGGTACAGTTACGTCCATTCGCAAAGATAGCGCTACCATTCCCGATCAGGGCTTTGTAATTGCTTATGGACCGGCGCCACAGAACCAAGAACAGATCAACAAGTTCAAAGTAGGCGACCAAGTAGAAAGCTACATCGAATTTCCTTCTTCCTTAGAATCTCTACGGCACCTTATGAGTGCTGGCCCGAAGCTGGTAAGTCGTGGTGCTGTCGATGTGAATTTTGAGCGCGAAGGGATTCGCGATCCCAAGTTGACAACCTATGGTGGCTTGCGTAGCTTTATTGGTACGCGCAGCGATGGAACCATTGTGATAGGCACCATGCCCAACGTGACCATTCGACAACTGGCAGAAGGGCTCGTCAACTTGGGCTTGCAAGAAGCAATGAATTTAGATGGTGGTGCTTCCTCCGGTCTCTATTACCAGGGGCGCTATGTGACAACACCAGGTCGCAATCTGAGCAACAGTCTCGTTGTAGTACCGCGCAAGAGAGTCCCTATCGTAGAAGTGAACGGACGTGAAATTGTCGTGCCTGGGGGTGCACCTTTCATTGAAGACGGAACTACGATGGTTCCTGTACGAGGCATCTTTGAAGCCCTTGGCGCTACTTTACACTGGGATGGCCCAACGAACAGTGTCATTGCCAAACGCTACGATCGAGAAATTCGCTTGCCTGTCGGCCAAAGGACGGCTTTCATGAATGGTGTAGCACAAGATGTACCGAAAGCTCCCGTTAACCGCAATGGCCGCGTCTATATTCCTTTGCGCTTTGTCTCGGAAGCGTTAGATGCTCATGTTCATTGGGATCCACAACGGTATGGAGCTATCATTACCAGCACTGTAAAGTCGGGGCAAATTCATTATGAAAAAGCAATGCAATTGCTGCAACAAGGACAAGAAGATCTTGCCCTCATAGAGTTAGAGCAAGCTACGATGATTGATCCCACTCTTTCTGACGCTTGGATGGCTCTTGGCGACCTTTATAATAAAAAGAGAGACTATCGCAAAGCCATGGAAGCTTTCGGGCAAGTCAGCGATAACCGTGCTTTCATCCCGCTCGGTTGGGCTGCTTATTCTTCAGGTGCCTTTGATGAAGCGATTGCAGCTTTCACTAAAGCTGTAGCTGTGCCTGAGCATAGGGTTGCAGGTCATTATGGTCTCGGCGTGACCTATCGCCACTTCCAAGTTCAAGCCTATGATCAGTCTGCTGTACACTTGCGCCAAGTGATTGAGCTAGCACCACAAAGTACACAAGCTCAAGAAGCAAGGCGTATGTTGGCACAGTAA
- a CDS encoding PAS domain-containing hybrid sensor histidine kinase/response regulator produces MNQLSRSLGVDERKTGLERNNRFKSSEDLLQTITDNMLDMMVITDCRFIIQFATPSFENGLGWCPKEMVGTSIFDRVCPEDLPYVKEKVEEALRGEGKGSAVFRYRHGKGHYIWNEAVGKILHDQNGKIVGALFSNRDITERKKVEEQMVLQSRMLKKTLRKAKEAMTAKEEVLAVMSHEIRTPIIGILGMTELLLDTVLHKKQQEFAESILSASNHTLTIINDILDFAKMESGKTKLDFYDIDVRRLLTETTKTFQAQKHNKGLFFEQIIDERIDPILQGDPLRLKQILFNLIGNAVKFTGEGKISLRLSLIESDRHRQLLHFTIQDTGIGISEKEIDTLFQPYKQASQEVSNLYGGTGLGLSISKMLVQLMGGKIGVRSVEGQGSTFWFELPMNRSNSEEEDQDIPSDLFTGNKKSGIKSIFEKNVHKGLSILLVEDNKINAKIAKAQLTKLGLFVKVAQNGKEAIVAVKNNHFDVIFMDCYMPVMNGWDATQYIKQMDKSSNIPIIALTASDRRSKEKCLQAGMDDYILKPASFSDFVRILNNWFPT; encoded by the coding sequence ATGAATCAATTGAGCAGAAGTCTCGGAGTCGATGAGAGAAAGACAGGCCTAGAGAGAAACAATCGATTCAAAAGTAGCGAAGACTTGTTACAGACTATCACCGATAACATGCTCGATATGATGGTTATAACGGATTGTCGCTTTATCATTCAATTTGCAACGCCTTCTTTCGAAAACGGTCTAGGGTGGTGTCCAAAAGAAATGGTAGGAACCTCCATATTTGACCGTGTATGCCCAGAGGATCTCCCTTATGTTAAAGAAAAGGTAGAAGAAGCATTACGTGGTGAAGGAAAGGGCTCAGCTGTTTTTCGTTATCGCCATGGAAAAGGTCATTATATCTGGAACGAAGCAGTAGGAAAAATTTTGCATGACCAGAACGGGAAAATCGTGGGAGCGCTTTTTTCGAATCGCGATATAACAGAACGAAAAAAAGTAGAAGAGCAGATGGTGCTTCAAAGCCGCATGCTGAAAAAGACGTTACGAAAAGCCAAAGAGGCCATGACGGCAAAAGAAGAAGTTCTTGCTGTCATGAGTCATGAGATTCGCACCCCAATTATCGGTATTCTGGGTATGACAGAGCTGTTGTTGGATACGGTATTACATAAGAAACAACAAGAGTTTGCTGAATCTATTCTTTCTGCATCCAACCATACGCTTACTATCATTAATGATATTCTAGACTTTGCCAAAATGGAATCTGGAAAAACAAAGCTTGACTTTTACGATATCGATGTTCGTCGCTTACTTACTGAAACGACTAAGACCTTTCAAGCGCAAAAGCACAACAAGGGTCTATTTTTTGAACAGATCATTGATGAGAGGATCGACCCTATACTGCAAGGCGATCCATTACGGCTTAAGCAAATCCTTTTCAACCTTATAGGAAACGCTGTAAAGTTCACAGGAGAAGGGAAAATTTCCCTGCGCTTATCCTTAATTGAATCAGATCGGCATAGACAATTGTTACATTTTACGATACAAGATACAGGTATAGGGATTTCTGAGAAAGAAATCGATACTCTTTTTCAACCTTATAAGCAAGCCTCTCAAGAAGTATCAAACCTCTATGGAGGAACAGGCTTAGGTCTATCGATTAGTAAAATGTTGGTTCAGCTCATGGGTGGGAAAATTGGAGTTCGGAGTGTAGAAGGTCAAGGCTCTACCTTTTGGTTTGAGCTACCCATGAATCGTTCAAATAGTGAAGAAGAAGATCAAGACATACCTTCTGATCTCTTCACAGGAAACAAAAAGAGTGGTATTAAAAGCATTTTCGAAAAAAATGTTCACAAAGGTCTTTCCATTTTATTAGTTGAAGATAATAAAATTAATGCCAAGATTGCAAAAGCACAGTTGACCAAATTAGGGCTCTTTGTGAAGGTTGCTCAAAATGGGAAGGAAGCTATCGTAGCAGTTAAGAATAACCACTTTGATGTAATCTTTATGGATTGCTATATGCCAGTCATGAACGGTTGGGACGCTACACAGTATATTAAACAGATGGACAAAAGCAGCAATATTCCCATTATCGCTTTGACGGCTAGCGACAGAAGGAGTAAAGAAAAATGCCTTCAAGCCGGTATGGATGACTATATACTCAAGCCAGCGAGTTTTTCAGATTTTGTGAGAATTTTGAACAATTGGTTTCCCACGTAG